One Triticum dicoccoides isolate Atlit2015 ecotype Zavitan chromosome 5B, WEW_v2.0, whole genome shotgun sequence genomic window carries:
- the LOC119311412 gene encoding rop guanine nucleotide exchange factor 1-like translates to MAEVDMMKERFAKLLLGEDMSGSGKGVCTALAVSNAITNLSATVFGELWRLEPLAPARKAMWTREMDWLLSVADSIVELIPSVQELPDGGGQFEVMVPRPRSDLYMNLPALRKLDAMLLAMIDEFKETDFWYVDRGIVVDDGGGGPCPSSSSSSCGRPSSVRQEDKWWLPCPRVPPKGLPEEARRKLQQSRDCANQILKAAMAINSDVLAEMEIPEAYLESLPKSGRSCLGEIIYRYITAEQFSPECLLDCLDLSSEHHTLEVANRIEAAIHVWRLKGQKKTAPQAKSKKSWGGKVKGLVGDTKSQVLSQRADGLLQSLRLRHPGLPQTSLDMNKIQYNKDVGQSILESYSRVLESLAFNTIARIDDVIYVDDATKKSAAAETVSIFNRGTGAPVQKKISPSPFSIQHTPYASPFATPTFCSSTPVNGNSPGRAPQPPPSKKNLPAKPEIKVEKLFSGDVEKVWSYAGNLSARKEAGDAPERD, encoded by the exons ATGGCAGAGGTCGACATGATGAAGGagcgcttcgccaagctgctgctcgGCGAGGACATGTCCGGCAGCGGCAAGGGCGTCTGCACCGCGCTCGCCGTCTCCAACGCCATCACCAACCTCTCCG CCACCGTGTTCGGCGAGCTGTGGCGGCTGGAGCCgctggcgccggcgaggaaggccatGTGGACCCGGGAGATGGACTGGCTGCTCTCCGTCGCCGACTCCATCGTCGAGCTCATCCCGTCCGTCCAGGAGCTCCCCGACGGCGGCGGCCAGTTCGAGGTCATGGTGCCGCGCCCCCGCAGCGACCTCTACATGAACCTCCCCGCGCTCAGGAAGCTCGACGCCATGCTCCTCGCCATGATCGACGAGTTCAAGGAGACCGACTTCTGGTACGTCGACAGGGGCATCGTCGTCGACGACGGCGGCGGGGGCCCCTGCCcgtcctcctcgtcttcctcctgcgGGCGGCCGTCCTCGGTGCGGCAGGAGGACAAGTGGTGGCTGCCCTGCCCGCGGGTGCCGCCCAAGGGGCTGCCCGAGGAGGCCAGGAGGAAGCTGCAGCAGAGCAGGGACTGCGCCAACCAGATACTCAAGGCCGCCATGGCGATCAACAGCGACGTGCTTGCTGAGATGGAGATCCCGGAGGCGTACCTGGAGTCCTTGCCAAAG AGTGGCCGATCTTGCTTGGGTGAGATAATTTACCGGTACATCACGGCTGAACAATTCTCACCTGAATGCCTCCTGGACTGCTTGGACCTGTCATCGGAGCACCATACACTTGAAGTAGCAAACAGAATAGAGGCTGCCATCCATGTCTGGAGACTAAAGGGCCAGAAGAAAACGGCGCCTCAGGCAAAGTCAAAGAAATCTTGGGGTGGGAAAGTGAAGGGTCTTGTTGGAGATACAAAGAGCCAAGTGCTGTCCCAAAGAGCCGACGGTCTGCTGCAGAGCTTAAGATTGCGACACCCTGGTTTGCCACAGACTTCCCTTGACATGAACAAGATCCAGTATAACAAG GATGTCGGTCAGTCCATACTTGAAAGTTACTCGAGGGTGCTGGAGAGCTTGGCGTTCAACACAATTGCGAGAATCGACGACGTGATCTACGTGGACGACGCCACGAAGAAGTCTGCCGCGGCGGAGACCGTTTCGATCTTCAACCGCGGCACGGGCGCACCAGTCCAGAAGAAGATCTCCCCAAGCCCATTCTCGATCCAGCACACTCCATACGCCTCCCCCTTTGCCACACCCACCTTCTGCTCCTCCACCCCAGTCAATGGCAACAGCCCCGGAAGAGCACCACAGCCTCCGCCGAGCAAAAAGAACCTGCCAGCGAAACCCGAGATCAAAGTGGAGAAGCTCTTCTCCGGTGATGTAGAGAAGGTGTGGAGCTATGCCGGAAACCTGAGTGCGCGGAAAGAAGCCGGCGACGCGCCTGAAAGGGACTGA
- the LOC119306037 gene encoding uncharacterized protein LOC119306037, giving the protein MATAAKDAASAAAEKGTAVAVTQMKLLVDRRSRRVLYAEARKDAVDFLIGLLRVPAGLAARVIAKHAAGAGDGAGDVHADEAHAAPGSLGTLYAGAKALGDEFFVAAAPDRDAILCPAIPSAALALLLAGEPAAAAAPAPAPPKRYFRCAGPYGTSCRGNPTCVTDVAGLPCPVCRQPMTVEMRWSPGDAHGKLAQAAAQEAAAAAASAGAGGYVKEVVSYLVMDDLTVEPMSTISAIMLLKKFKVADCSALEELTVDLGHKEAVLLLKAALESKTALTDVFCGGVSIDRLQ; this is encoded by the coding sequence ATGGCGACGGCGGCCAAGGACGCGGCGTCTGCGGCGGCGGAGAAGGGGACGGCGGTGGCGGTGACGCAGATGAAGCTGCTGGTGGACAGGCGGTCGCGCCGGGTGCTGTACGCGGAGGCGCGCAAGGACGCCGTCGACTTCCTCATCGGCCTCCTCCGCGTGCCCGCCGGCCTCGCCGCGCGCGTCATCGCCAAGCACGCCGCTGGCGCTGGAGATGGCGCCGGTGACGTTCACGCCGACGAGGCGCACGCCGCGCCGGGCTCCCTGGGCACGCTCTACGCCGGGGCCAAGGCACTGGGCGACGAGTTCTTCGTCGCAGCCGCGCCCGACCGCGACGCGATCCTCTGCCCCGCGATCCCCTCCGccgcgctcgcgctgctgctcgcgGGCGAGCCGGCCGCAGCGGCCGCACCGGCTCCCGCCCCGCCGAAGCGGTACTTCCGGTGCGCGGGCCCGTACGGGACGTCGTGCCGCGGGAACCCGACGTGCGTGACGGACGTGGCCGGCCTGCCGTGCCCGGTGTGCCGGCAGCCGATGACGGTGGAGATGCGGTGGAGCCCCGGCGACGCGCACGGCAAGCTGGCGCAGGCGGCGGCCCaggaggccgcggcggcggcggcgtctgcgggAGCAGGAGGGTACGTGAAGGAGGTGGTGAGCTACCTGGTGATGGACGACCTGACGGTGGAGCCCATGTCCACCATCTCCGCCATCATGCTGCTCAAGAAGTTCAAGGTCGCCGACTGCTCCGCCCTGGAGGAGCTCACCGTCGACCTCGGCCACAAGGAGGCCGTGCTGCTGCTCAAGGCCGCGCTCGAGTCCAAGACGGCGCTCACCGACGTCTTCTGCGGCGGCGTCTCCATTGACAGGCTCCAGTGA